A genome region from Nitrospirota bacterium includes the following:
- the ilvC gene encoding ketol-acid reductoisomerase, producing MKIFYDKDADQNLLKGKKVAVIGYGSQGFAHSNNLKESGVDVMVGLRKGSKSWEKAAGAGLKVVEVAEAAKAADIIMILVPDELQGGMYRKDIEANIRKGAYLAFAHGFNIHFGQIVPREDVNVFMAAPKSPGHLVRSQYTKGEGVPGLIAIHQDPSGNAKDMALAYACAIGLGRAGIIETSFREETETDLFGEQAVLCGGATALIMAGYETLVEAGYAPEMAYFECLHELKLIVDLIYEGGISNMRYSVSNTAQYGDLTRGPRVITEETKKEMKKILHEIQAGQFAKEWMLENMANKPTFNALTKKGQAHPIEEVGGRLRKMMPWLQKNKLVDKSKN from the coding sequence ATGAAAATTTTCTACGACAAGGATGCCGATCAGAATCTGCTGAAGGGCAAGAAGGTGGCCGTGATCGGCTACGGGAGCCAGGGGTTTGCCCATTCCAACAACCTGAAGGAGAGCGGCGTCGATGTGATGGTCGGCCTCCGGAAGGGGAGCAAGTCCTGGGAAAAGGCGGCGGGGGCCGGGCTCAAAGTGGTCGAAGTGGCCGAGGCAGCCAAGGCTGCTGATATCATCATGATCCTCGTTCCCGATGAACTGCAGGGCGGCATGTACCGGAAGGACATCGAGGCCAACATCAGGAAGGGGGCCTACCTCGCCTTCGCGCACGGGTTCAACATCCATTTCGGCCAGATCGTGCCACGCGAGGATGTGAACGTCTTCATGGCCGCCCCGAAGAGCCCCGGGCATCTCGTGCGCTCCCAGTATACGAAGGGCGAAGGCGTTCCGGGCCTGATTGCCATCCATCAGGACCCGTCGGGCAATGCCAAGGACATGGCGCTCGCCTATGCCTGCGCTATCGGCCTGGGCAGGGCGGGCATCATCGAAACCTCCTTCCGTGAGGAGACGGAGACGGACCTCTTCGGCGAACAGGCGGTGCTCTGCGGCGGCGCCACCGCCCTGATCATGGCCGGCTACGAGACGCTGGTCGAGGCGGGATACGCACCGGAGATGGCCTACTTCGAGTGCCTCCACGAGCTCAAGCTCATTGTGGACCTCATCTATGAGGGCGGCATCTCGAACATGCGGTACTCGGTCAGCAACACCGCGCAGTACGGCGACCTGACGCGCGGGCCTCGGGTGATCACCGAGGAGACGAAGAAGGAAATGAAGAAGATCCTGCACGAGATCCAGGCCGGCCAGTTCGCGAAGGAATGGATGCTCGAGAACATGGCGAACAAGCCGACCTTCAACGCGCTTACGAAGAAAGGCCAGGCCCATCCCATCGAGGAGGTCGGGGGGCGCCTGCGCAAGATGATGCCCTGGCTGCAGAAGAACAAGCTGGTGGATAAGAGCAAAAACTAG
- a CDS encoding phosphatidylserine decarboxylase family protein produces MMKNHGIPVAAEGWPFIVPLAVVTIVLFVLGWKNTGFVLLVLTLFVLFFFRDPERTVPDENAVVVSPADGRVIVVKDVYEPTYLKQDVKQISIFLSVFNVHVNRSPIGGTVESVQYNPGKFHVASVDKASLDNEQTAMVIANGKSRVLVKQIAGLIARRIVCYARPGDRISKGERYGLIRFGSRVDLFLPKDAELKVKVGDRIKGARDIIGVLK; encoded by the coding sequence ATGATGAAAAATCACGGAATACCCGTTGCAGCCGAGGGCTGGCCCTTTATCGTCCCGCTCGCGGTCGTTACGATCGTGCTGTTCGTGCTGGGCTGGAAGAACACGGGCTTCGTTCTGCTGGTGCTGACGCTGTTCGTCCTCTTTTTCTTCCGCGACCCGGAGCGGACCGTGCCGGATGAAAACGCTGTCGTCGTATCCCCGGCTGACGGCCGCGTGATCGTGGTCAAGGACGTCTACGAACCCACATACCTGAAGCAGGACGTGAAGCAGATCAGCATCTTCCTGTCCGTGTTCAATGTGCATGTGAACCGCTCGCCGATCGGCGGCACGGTCGAGTCGGTCCAATACAATCCCGGCAAGTTCCACGTGGCCTCCGTGGACAAGGCATCACTGGACAACGAGCAGACGGCGATGGTGATCGCCAACGGGAAGAGCAGGGTGCTTGTGAAACAGATCGCGGGGCTGATCGCTCGGCGCATCGTCTGTTATGCCAGGCCGGGCGATCGGATCAGCAAGGGTGAGCGGTACGGCCTCATCAGATTCGGCTCGCGCGTCGACCTCTTCCTCCCGAAGGATGCCGAGCTCAAGGTCAAGGTCGGCGACCGCATCAAGGGCGCCCGGGACATCATTGGAGTGCTGAAATGA
- the pssA gene encoding CDP-diacylglycerol--serine O-phosphatidyltransferase, producing the protein MRKGIYILPNLLTLMSMFLGFYSIVRSFNAEYDLAAWAIMAATIFDVLDGWVARLTHTATRFGIEIDSLADVISFGVAPGILVYTWTLQSFGRLGWLGSFFLVACAALRLARFNVQMGSTEKKHFTGLPTPASALVIATTVVAYEEIIQIFERLRLDRLANAVRMDYWVLALTFLLAGLMVSNITYHSLKEANLKERRPFGILVGIAAFLAVVAYHPALVLFLVSISYMLVGITEALYKLLLKPREASA; encoded by the coding sequence ATGAGAAAAGGGATATATATCCTCCCCAACCTCCTTACACTGATGAGCATGTTCCTGGGCTTCTACTCGATCGTCAGGTCCTTCAATGCCGAGTACGATCTCGCGGCCTGGGCCATCATGGCGGCGACCATCTTCGACGTGCTCGACGGGTGGGTGGCGAGGCTTACCCACACGGCGACGCGGTTCGGGATCGAGATCGACTCCCTGGCGGACGTGATCTCCTTCGGCGTGGCGCCGGGCATTCTGGTCTACACTTGGACGCTGCAGTCCTTCGGCCGGCTCGGATGGCTGGGGTCCTTTTTTCTGGTGGCCTGCGCGGCGCTCAGGCTCGCCCGCTTCAATGTGCAGATGGGCAGCACCGAGAAGAAGCATTTTACCGGCCTCCCGACGCCCGCCTCGGCGCTGGTGATCGCGACCACGGTGGTCGCCTATGAGGAGATCATCCAGATCTTCGAGCGCTTGAGGCTCGATCGGCTCGCCAACGCCGTCCGGATGGATTACTGGGTCCTGGCCCTGACGTTCCTGCTGGCCGGGCTCATGGTGAGCAACATCACGTACCACAGCCTGAAAGAGGCGAACCTGAAGGAGCGCCGGCCTTTCGGGATCCTCGTGGGCATCGCGGCGTTCCTGGCGGTGGTCGCCTATCATCCGGCGCTGGTCCTTTTCCTGGTGTCCATCTCCTATATGCTGGTGGGGATCACCGAAGCGCTGTACAAGTTGTTGCTGAAACCCAGGGAGGCCTCTGCGTAA
- a CDS encoding 2-isopropylmalate synthase, giving the protein MSTIIRIFDTTLRDGEQSPGASMNVEEKITLAKQLARLGVDIIEAGFAISSPGDFEAIRRIGAEVEGPVICSLARCRKEDIDRAWEALKNAPKRRIHTFHSTSDIHLQHQYRISRGEALKRSVEMVKHARTYVEDVEFSPMDATRTETAYLHDVVEAVIEAGATTVNIPDTVGYAMPEEFGALIKGIRDKVRNIGMAVISVHCHNDLGLAVANALAAIRNGAGQVECTINGIGERAGNCSMEEVVMALRTRKDLFHAETKIRTEEITRSSRLVTKITGIPVQPNKAIVGANAFAHESGIHQDGLLKERTTYEIMTPESIGLVKTNLVLGKHSGRHAFRDRLKDMGYELSDDELNKAFERFKRLADQKKEVFDEDLDAIVSDEMQQIQEVYVLKSLHAESGTGSTPTAVVEMLADGKTMKQTGQGDGPVDAVLRTIATITGTKSRLDAYLVKGITGGTDALGEVTVKVEEGSKKVAGHGADTDIIVASAKAYVNALNKLEYWKKGKGKSSA; this is encoded by the coding sequence ATGAGCACCATCATACGAATATTCGATACCACGCTCCGAGATGGGGAACAGTCCCCGGGCGCAAGCATGAATGTCGAGGAAAAGATCACCCTGGCAAAACAGCTCGCCCGGCTCGGCGTGGACATCATCGAGGCGGGGTTCGCCATCAGCTCGCCCGGCGACTTCGAGGCGATCAGACGCATCGGCGCCGAGGTGGAGGGCCCGGTCATCTGCAGCCTCGCCCGTTGCAGGAAGGAAGACATCGACCGCGCCTGGGAGGCGCTCAAAAACGCTCCGAAGCGGCGCATCCACACCTTCCACTCGACGTCCGACATCCATCTGCAGCATCAGTACCGGATCTCGCGCGGAGAAGCGCTGAAGCGCTCCGTGGAGATGGTCAAACATGCCCGTACGTATGTAGAGGACGTGGAGTTCTCTCCCATGGACGCCACGCGCACCGAGACTGCTTATCTGCATGATGTGGTTGAGGCCGTCATCGAGGCCGGGGCCACGACCGTGAACATCCCGGACACGGTGGGATACGCCATGCCCGAGGAGTTCGGCGCGCTGATCAAGGGGATCAGGGACAAGGTGAGGAACATCGGCATGGCGGTCATTTCGGTCCATTGCCACAACGACCTCGGGCTCGCCGTCGCGAACGCGCTTGCAGCGATCCGGAACGGAGCCGGGCAGGTGGAATGCACGATCAACGGCATCGGTGAACGGGCGGGTAACTGCTCCATGGAAGAAGTTGTCATGGCGCTCAGGACCAGAAAAGACCTCTTCCACGCGGAGACGAAGATCCGCACCGAAGAGATCACCCGTTCGAGCAGACTCGTGACCAAGATCACCGGCATCCCGGTGCAGCCGAACAAGGCGATCGTGGGCGCGAACGCCTTTGCTCACGAGTCCGGCATCCACCAGGACGGGCTGCTGAAGGAGCGCACGACCTACGAGATCATGACGCCCGAGTCGATCGGCCTGGTCAAGACAAATCTTGTGCTCGGCAAGCACTCGGGCAGGCATGCGTTCCGCGACCGGCTCAAGGACATGGGATACGAGCTCTCCGACGACGAACTGAACAAGGCCTTCGAACGGTTCAAGCGGCTCGCGGACCAGAAGAAGGAGGTGTTCGACGAGGACCTCGACGCGATCGTGTCCGATGAGATGCAGCAGATCCAGGAGGTCTATGTGCTCAAGAGCCTGCACGCCGAGAGCGGTACGGGAAGCACACCGACCGCTGTCGTCGAGATGCTGGCGGACGGAAAGACCATGAAGCAGACAGGCCAGGGGGACGGACCCGTGGACGCAGTTCTGAGGACGATCGCGACCATCACCGGTACGAAGAGCAGGCTCGACGCCTACCTCGTGAAGGGCATCACCGGCGGTACGGACGCCCTGGGCGAGGTGACGGTGAAGGTCGAGGAAGGCAGCAAGAAGGTCGCCGGCCACGGCGCGGACACTGACATCATCGTGGCGAGCGCGAAGGCCTATGTGAACGCCTTGAACAAGCTGGAGTACTGGAAAAAGGGGAAAGGGAAGAGCAGCGCATAG
- the leuC gene encoding 3-isopropylmalate dehydratase large subunit, translated as MTITEKILAAHCGKKEVKPGELINARLDLVLANDITAPIAIKEFRAAGAKKVFDPSRIALIPDHFAPNKDIASAEQCSMLREFSRAHDLSLYFEVGRMGVEHALLPEQGIVVPGDVVIGADSHTCTYGGLGAFSTGVGSTDVAAAMITGEAWFKVPESMKFIYTGKLGKWVGGKDIILRTIGDIGVDGALYRAMEFTGEVIKKLPMAGRLTICNMAIEAGGKNGIIEPDEITEKYVAKRAQRKYKFYKSDRKASYADVREYDLTGMEPQIACPHLPENVKPVSQLGSVNIDQSVVGSCTNGRIEDIREAAKVIKGHKVHPYVRMLVIPATQAVYKQSIKEGLVDIFIDAGAAFSTPTCGPCLGGHMGILAAGERAISTTNRNFVGRMGHPKSEVYLSNPAIAAASAVLGRIGRPEELK; from the coding sequence ATGACCATTACGGAAAAGATACTGGCCGCCCACTGCGGCAAAAAAGAGGTCAAACCCGGCGAGCTGATCAATGCCAGGCTCGACCTCGTTCTGGCGAACGACATCACCGCGCCGATCGCGATCAAGGAATTCCGCGCCGCCGGGGCCAAAAAGGTGTTCGATCCCTCGCGGATCGCGCTCATCCCGGACCACTTCGCGCCGAACAAGGACATCGCGTCTGCGGAGCAGTGCAGCATGCTCCGGGAGTTCTCCCGCGCGCATGACCTGTCGCTCTATTTCGAAGTCGGAAGGATGGGCGTGGAGCATGCGCTCCTGCCCGAGCAGGGCATCGTTGTCCCCGGTGACGTGGTGATCGGCGCGGACAGCCACACCTGCACCTACGGGGGGCTCGGCGCGTTCTCCACGGGTGTGGGAAGCACCGATGTGGCCGCGGCCATGATCACGGGCGAAGCCTGGTTCAAGGTGCCCGAGAGCATGAAGTTCATCTATACGGGAAAGCTCGGCAAGTGGGTAGGCGGCAAGGACATCATCCTGAGGACCATCGGCGATATCGGAGTGGACGGCGCGCTCTACCGGGCCATGGAGTTCACCGGCGAGGTGATCAAGAAGCTTCCCATGGCCGGCAGGCTCACGATCTGCAACATGGCGATCGAGGCGGGCGGAAAGAACGGCATCATCGAACCCGACGAGATCACCGAGAAGTACGTTGCGAAGCGGGCCCAGCGCAAATACAAGTTCTACAAGAGCGACAGGAAGGCAAGCTACGCGGACGTGCGCGAGTACGACCTCACGGGCATGGAACCCCAGATCGCCTGCCCGCACCTGCCGGAGAACGTGAAACCGGTCAGTCAGCTTGGTTCCGTCAACATCGATCAGTCCGTGGTCGGATCCTGCACGAACGGCAGGATCGAGGACATCCGCGAAGCGGCCAAGGTGATCAAGGGCCACAAGGTCCATCCCTATGTCCGCATGCTCGTCATCCCGGCCACCCAGGCCGTGTACAAGCAGTCCATCAAGGAAGGGCTCGTCGATATCTTCATCGACGCAGGCGCGGCATTCAGCACGCCAACCTGCGGTCCCTGCCTCGGCGGCCACATGGGCATCCTTGCAGCCGGAGAGCGGGCTATTTCCACGACGAACCGGAACTTTGTCGGCCGCATGGGCCATCCCAAGAGCG